In Paralcaligenes sp. KSB-10, the following are encoded in one genomic region:
- a CDS encoding phosphoribosyltransferase family protein has product MKRAALFGNYTMRTAFPYDYNRVESEVLAHVPDWRAMNFDAVVAIARGGLVPATMAASSLSLPLYALGYQRRNRSVHWFTAGSPKAGARLLLVEDVAGRGTTLLDCRDFLVQAGYSLIVFTLAYDDESRIQPDFGLRIPQGYGARFPWERESMTAAFAATRNAPDRPEHDYASWATDLDGVLVPDLPSRLYDDTLDVALALRDTLAPCISRPPIDLSQLTVITGRPEQDRARTAEWLGRHGFNGPLLMRDPSRYSAQDTARHKADCLLRHCHTHFIESDAAQAIEIARRVPVGRIFWWDGLQAVAIHAQTAKPLALA; this is encoded by the coding sequence ATAACCGGGTCGAATCCGAGGTTCTGGCTCATGTGCCGGACTGGCGGGCCATGAATTTTGACGCAGTCGTGGCTATTGCGCGGGGTGGCCTGGTTCCCGCCACCATGGCGGCAAGCTCGCTGTCTTTGCCTTTGTATGCGCTGGGATACCAGCGTCGGAACCGGTCCGTGCATTGGTTCACGGCCGGCTCTCCGAAGGCGGGAGCACGGCTGCTGCTGGTTGAGGATGTGGCGGGGCGCGGCACCACTCTGCTGGATTGCCGCGATTTTCTTGTGCAGGCCGGCTACAGCCTTATCGTGTTTACGCTGGCCTACGATGACGAGTCCCGCATCCAGCCAGATTTCGGCTTGAGGATTCCGCAAGGCTATGGCGCCCGATTTCCCTGGGAGCGCGAATCCATGACAGCCGCCTTTGCCGCCACGCGCAATGCGCCGGATCGGCCCGAACACGACTATGCTTCGTGGGCAACCGATCTGGACGGAGTGCTGGTGCCCGACTTGCCGTCTCGGCTTTACGACGATACGCTGGATGTTGCCCTGGCGCTGCGTGACACGCTGGCGCCTTGCATAAGCCGGCCGCCGATCGACCTGTCGCAGCTTACCGTCATTACGGGCAGGCCGGAGCAGGATCGGGCACGAACCGCAGAGTGGCTGGGCCGTCACGGATTCAATGGCCCATTGCTGATGCGCGATCCGTCTCGTTATAGCGCTCAGGACACAGCCCGTCACAAGGCCGATTGCCTGCTCCGGCATTGCCACACCCATTTCATCGAAAGCGATGCGGCGCAGGCGATTGAAATTGCGCGCCGTGTTCCGGTGGGGCGCATATTCTGGTGGGATGGCCTGCAGGCCGTAGCGATACACGCGCAAACAGCCAAGCCGCTGGCCCTGGCCTGA
- a CDS encoding HAD-IA family hydrolase — protein sequence MKRYAAVVFDWDGTVMDSTHSIVAAMQAACIDLGLPVPASADASWVIGLSLESALYRAVPTLTHEQMPLFLQRYRVHFLTRDPDIKLFDGILGLFSSLRERQVRLAVATGKSRVGLDRALNSMNLREQFAATRCADESSSKPHPGMLLEIMDELDLKPEQLIMVGDTIHDIQMASNAGVDSMAVTYGAHDKQTLVAAEPTVLVPGVREMQAWLMDRV from the coding sequence GTGAAGCGTTATGCGGCTGTAGTCTTCGATTGGGATGGAACCGTCATGGATTCCACTCATAGCATCGTGGCGGCCATGCAGGCCGCCTGCATCGACCTTGGGCTGCCGGTGCCGGCTTCCGCCGATGCCAGTTGGGTAATCGGCCTTTCCCTGGAAAGCGCACTTTATCGCGCCGTTCCAACCTTGACCCATGAACAGATGCCTTTGTTTTTGCAGCGATATCGGGTGCATTTCCTGACGCGCGATCCGGATATCAAATTGTTCGATGGCATTCTCGGTTTGTTTTCGAGCCTGCGGGAGCGCCAGGTGCGGCTGGCGGTCGCCACGGGCAAAAGCCGGGTAGGGCTGGATCGTGCCCTGAACAGCATGAATCTGCGCGAGCAGTTCGCGGCTACGCGCTGCGCCGACGAGTCCAGCAGCAAGCCGCACCCTGGCATGCTGCTGGAAATCATGGACGAGCTCGACCTCAAGCCCGAACAGCTTATTATGGTGGGCGACACCATTCACGATATCCAGATGGCAAGCAATGCCGGAGTCGACAGCATGGCCGTCACTTATGGCGCCCACGACAAGCAGACACTTGTCGCGGCCGAACCCACGGTTTTGGTACCCGGCGTCAGGGAAATGCAGGCCTGGCTCATGGATCGGGTCTAA
- a CDS encoding RluA family pseudouridine synthase has protein sequence MPLFPMRKPENHKDSTPIVRFVEIDTEQAGQRIDNFLLRLCKGVPKSHLYKALRHGEVRVNKGRISADYRLELGDTVRIPPLRLPQAGEAKAVPPAAFPVVFEDEALILVNKPAGVAVHGGSGVAFGVIEQMRAARPDAPFLELAHRLDRETSGLLMIAKKRSALVALHQMMREGRGRKHYLALVVGDWVNDKQHLRQPLLKWLTASGERRVKVDAEGKAAHTIITLQKRFGRFSLLGAELRTGRTHQIRVHLAAAGYPIVGDDKYGPDEVRAKFSRLGFNRMFLHACRLEIPHPLTGEELVFEAGLPPACEQILAGLEQNS, from the coding sequence ATGCCGCTTTTCCCTATGCGCAAACCCGAAAATCATAAAGACTCCACTCCTATAGTGCGTTTTGTCGAAATCGACACCGAACAGGCCGGGCAGCGAATCGATAATTTTCTGCTGCGCTTGTGCAAAGGCGTGCCCAAAAGCCACTTGTACAAGGCGCTGCGCCACGGCGAAGTGAGGGTCAACAAAGGGCGCATTTCGGCCGACTATCGCCTTGAACTGGGCGATACCGTGCGCATACCCCCTTTGCGTCTGCCGCAGGCCGGGGAAGCCAAAGCCGTTCCGCCCGCCGCATTTCCCGTTGTTTTCGAAGACGAAGCCCTGATCCTTGTCAACAAGCCAGCGGGGGTCGCGGTTCATGGCGGCAGCGGAGTGGCATTCGGGGTCATCGAACAGATGCGCGCCGCGCGGCCCGATGCGCCGTTTCTGGAATTGGCCCATCGTCTGGATCGGGAAACATCGGGCCTGCTGATGATCGCCAAGAAACGCTCCGCGCTGGTGGCGCTGCACCAGATGATGCGCGAGGGGCGAGGGCGCAAGCACTACCTGGCGCTGGTGGTCGGCGACTGGGTCAACGACAAGCAGCATTTGCGCCAGCCCTTGCTCAAATGGCTGACCGCCTCGGGCGAACGGCGCGTCAAGGTCGATGCCGAGGGTAAGGCAGCCCATACCATTATTACGCTGCAAAAGCGTTTCGGGCGCTTCAGCCTGCTGGGAGCCGAACTGCGCACCGGGCGCACCCACCAGATACGCGTGCACCTGGCTGCGGCGGGCTACCCGATCGTCGGCGACGACAAATACGGCCCTGACGAGGTTCGAGCAAAATTCAGCCGCTTGGGGTTTAATCGCATGTTCCTGCACGCCTGTCGTCTGGAAATTCCTCACCCTTTGACCGGTGAAGAACTGGTCTTCGAAGCTGGCTTGCCGCCGGCCTGTGAACAGATTCTGGCCGGCCTGGAGCAAAATTCGTGA
- a CDS encoding Rne/Rng family ribonuclease — protein MKRMLFNATHQEELRVAIVDGQKLIDLDIEAAGREQRKGNIYKGVITRIEPGLEACFVNYGEDRHGFLPFKEIARTYFKEGVDVRTVRIQDALSEGQELIIQVEKEERGNKGAALTTFISLAGRYLVLMPNNPRGGGVSRRVEGEDRQELRETMERLDIPSGMSIIARTAGIGRNVEELQWDLSYLMQLWSAIDTAARDNAAPILIYLESSLVIRAIRDYYSPEIGEILIDTDDIAEQATAFMSVVMPDNVQRVKVYRDDVPLFSRFQIEHQIETAYSRTVELPSGGSVVIDHTEALVAVDVNSARSTRGADIEETALRTNLEAADEVARQLRLRDLGGLIVIDFIDMEEGKNQRAVEQRLRDALHFDRARVQMGKISRFGLMELSRQRLRPALNEGSHITCPRCNGTGVIRDAESSALHVLRLLQEEAMKENTAALHAQVPVDVATFLLNEKRGDITKIESRLKVNLVLIPNKNLETPHHHIERLRHDDPRLEEIKTSFELAQSPSTEVTWAPKEQETKARPEALVKGITPAQPAPVTSTPERATAEKASGTGLFKRFMSWITSSSTPATPESKTETSDTRSSASRNKTARGTDRRERSHEGGDRNRQRRGNRRPDNLENSVDETRRQPVRNARRSETDIDDNKPRSEQRPAEQADTGDTSTGNRNGRNRRGRGRRREENPAETQVLDTTAAASMAAEDRPVAETLPRTEDIPQQDAEIVSAAMAPDAENEQLDPERKRRRRRSRRGRRGSEAGGAESTGSESPETPAQAHTHFVAHETPSFNPTALPVAAATLGAFPAVLAEEPAGFAPAVSAVSAVSAEPVEAPVRTISPESIEKAIHAEHVHTAEVAPQPAEAPAEHVAAAASHEEAAPEVAPPAASPVEPPVQTATVAASPAPVEAIVLGTTAEAGNSTLLRDTVVAAGMEWIETKAGYQAPAPAAPVRLGRARKPRDQASREEALEQVETHAG, from the coding sequence ATGAAACGAATGTTGTTTAATGCAACGCACCAAGAAGAACTACGCGTTGCGATTGTCGATGGTCAAAAACTCATAGACCTCGACATCGAAGCCGCTGGCCGCGAACAGCGCAAGGGCAATATATACAAGGGGGTCATTACCCGCATCGAACCGGGCCTCGAAGCCTGCTTCGTCAACTACGGCGAAGACCGCCACGGTTTTCTGCCCTTCAAGGAAATTGCCCGCACCTACTTCAAGGAAGGTGTCGACGTACGTACCGTACGCATACAAGACGCCCTGAGCGAAGGCCAGGAACTGATCATCCAGGTGGAAAAGGAAGAGCGCGGCAACAAGGGCGCGGCGCTTACCACTTTTATTTCGCTGGCCGGCCGCTACCTGGTATTGATGCCCAACAATCCGCGCGGCGGCGGCGTCTCGCGCCGCGTCGAGGGCGAAGACCGCCAGGAATTGCGCGAAACCATGGAGCGGCTCGATATCCCCAGCGGCATGAGCATCATTGCCCGTACCGCCGGCATAGGCCGCAATGTCGAAGAACTGCAATGGGACTTGTCCTACCTGATGCAGCTCTGGAGCGCGATCGATACCGCTGCCCGCGACAATGCCGCCCCCATCCTGATTTACCTCGAATCCAGCCTGGTCATTCGGGCCATACGCGACTACTACTCGCCTGAAATTGGCGAAATTCTCATCGATACCGACGACATCGCCGAGCAGGCCACCGCCTTCATGAGCGTGGTCATGCCCGACAATGTCCAGCGCGTCAAAGTCTATCGCGACGACGTTCCGCTGTTTTCACGGTTCCAGATCGAACACCAGATCGAAACAGCCTATTCGCGTACCGTAGAACTGCCTTCGGGCGGCTCGGTCGTCATCGATCATACCGAAGCACTGGTTGCGGTCGACGTGAACTCGGCACGCTCGACCCGCGGCGCCGACATTGAAGAAACCGCGCTGCGCACCAACCTCGAAGCCGCCGACGAAGTGGCTCGCCAATTGCGCCTGCGCGACCTGGGCGGCCTGATCGTCATCGATTTCATCGATATGGAAGAAGGCAAAAACCAGCGCGCCGTCGAACAGCGCCTGCGCGACGCCCTGCATTTCGATCGGGCTCGTGTCCAGATGGGCAAGATTTCCCGCTTCGGCCTAATGGAATTGTCACGCCAGCGTCTGCGGCCGGCCCTGAACGAAGGCTCGCACATCACCTGCCCGCGCTGCAACGGCACCGGTGTCATTCGCGACGCCGAATCCAGTGCCCTTCACGTCCTGCGCCTCTTGCAGGAAGAGGCCATGAAAGAGAACACGGCGGCGCTGCACGCCCAGGTGCCGGTCGATGTGGCCACCTTCCTGCTCAACGAGAAGCGCGGCGACATCACCAAGATCGAGTCGCGCCTGAAGGTCAACCTGGTTCTCATCCCCAACAAGAATCTTGAAACCCCGCACCACCACATCGAACGCCTGCGCCACGACGACCCTCGCCTCGAAGAAATCAAGACCAGCTTCGAACTGGCCCAAAGCCCCAGTACAGAAGTCACCTGGGCTCCCAAAGAACAGGAAACCAAGGCGCGCCCCGAAGCGCTGGTCAAAGGCATTACCCCAGCCCAACCCGCTCCAGTGACATCCACCCCCGAGCGAGCCACGGCGGAAAAAGCCAGCGGCACCGGCCTGTTCAAGCGTTTCATGAGCTGGATTACAAGTTCCAGCACGCCGGCCACACCCGAATCCAAGACGGAAACCAGCGATACTCGCTCATCGGCCAGCCGCAACAAAACCGCGCGCGGCACCGATCGACGCGAACGCAGCCATGAAGGCGGCGACCGCAATCGCCAGCGCCGCGGCAATCGCCGCCCGGACAATCTGGAAAACAGCGTCGATGAAACCCGCCGCCAGCCGGTACGCAACGCCCGTCGCAGCGAAACTGATATCGACGACAACAAACCCAGGTCCGAGCAACGTCCGGCCGAACAGGCCGACACCGGCGACACCTCCACGGGCAATCGCAACGGCCGCAATCGTCGCGGCCGCGGCCGCCGCCGCGAGGAAAACCCGGCTGAAACCCAGGTTCTGGATACCACGGCAGCTGCCTCCATGGCGGCCGAAGATCGTCCCGTAGCTGAAACACTTCCGCGCACCGAAGACATCCCGCAGCAGGATGCCGAAATCGTTTCCGCCGCCATGGCGCCAGATGCCGAGAACGAACAGCTCGATCCCGAACGCAAACGCCGTCGCCGTCGCAGCCGTCGCGGCCGTCGTGGTTCCGAAGCAGGCGGCGCCGAGTCTACCGGCAGCGAATCGCCTGAAACACCGGCCCAGGCGCACACCCATTTCGTAGCGCACGAAACGCCGTCATTCAACCCGACGGCACTCCCGGTGGCCGCAGCCACTCTGGGCGCGTTCCCCGCCGTCCTCGCCGAGGAACCCGCGGGCTTCGCACCGGCCGTCTCGGCCGTCTCCGCCGTTTCGGCGGAACCGGTCGAAGCTCCCGTGCGTACCATATCGCCGGAGTCCATCGAAAAAGCGATACACGCGGAACATGTCCACACAGCCGAAGTCGCGCCACAGCCGGCGGAGGCCCCGGCGGAACACGTCGCAGCCGCAGCCAGTCACGAAGAGGCTGCCCCCGAGGTAGCGCCGCCCGCGGCAAGCCCGGTCGAACCACCAGTTCAAACGGCAACCGTCGCGGCAAGCCCGGCTCCGGTCGAGGCCATAGTCCTTGGCACAACGGCAGAGGCCGGCAATAGCACCTTGCTGCGCGATACTGTCGTTGCCGCCGGGATGGAATGGATCGAAACCAAGGCTGGCTATCAAGCCCCCGCGCCCGCAGCCCCGGTTCGCCTGGGCCGTGCCCGCAAACCCCGCGACCAGGCTTCTCGCGAAGAAGCGCTGGAACAGGTTGAAACCCACGCGGGTTAA
- the msrP gene encoding protein-methionine-sulfoxide reductase catalytic subunit MsrP translates to MPRFKIPSIASSEITPESVWLARRHWMRQLGLGALALGAEGLLPAMAAGSGTAAGAFAGTPNPKYQLMEKPTSEKDVSSYNNFYEFGTGKSDPAEYAGAMKTSPWKVLVEGEVAKPRTFDIDDLRKLAAMEERVYRMRCVEAWSMVIPWEGYSLATLLKQVEPTSKAKYVEFVTDVQPDAMPGLGDRIIDWPYVEGLRIDEAMNPLTMLVFGVYGKTLPNQNGAPMRVAIPWKYGFKSGKSIVKIRLTEQQPDTSWAKIAPTEYGFYGNVNPSVPHPRWSQATERRIGSGLFAPRTQTLMFNGYGEQVASLYQGMDLKRYF, encoded by the coding sequence ATGCCCAGATTCAAAATCCCCTCAATAGCATCCTCCGAAATAACTCCGGAGTCGGTCTGGCTGGCGCGCCGCCACTGGATGCGCCAGCTTGGCCTGGGCGCCCTGGCCCTGGGGGCCGAGGGATTGTTGCCAGCCATGGCGGCCGGTTCGGGAACGGCAGCCGGCGCCTTTGCCGGGACGCCAAACCCCAAGTACCAGCTTATGGAAAAGCCTACGTCCGAAAAAGATGTCAGTTCTTACAATAATTTCTACGAGTTCGGCACCGGCAAAAGCGATCCCGCCGAATATGCCGGCGCAATGAAGACCAGCCCGTGGAAGGTGCTTGTCGAGGGAGAGGTGGCCAAACCTCGTACCTTCGATATCGACGATCTGCGCAAGCTCGCGGCCATGGAAGAGCGGGTGTATCGGATGCGCTGCGTAGAGGCGTGGTCCATGGTGATCCCCTGGGAGGGTTATTCCTTGGCCACCCTGCTCAAACAGGTTGAGCCCACCAGCAAGGCTAAGTACGTGGAATTTGTAACAGATGTGCAGCCGGATGCCATGCCTGGCCTGGGCGATCGCATTATCGATTGGCCCTATGTCGAGGGACTGCGCATCGATGAGGCCATGAATCCGCTGACCATGCTGGTATTCGGGGTTTACGGCAAGACGCTGCCCAACCAGAACGGCGCGCCCATGCGGGTGGCCATTCCCTGGAAATATGGTTTCAAGTCGGGTAAATCCATTGTAAAGATCCGTTTGACCGAACAGCAGCCTGATACCAGTTGGGCGAAGATTGCGCCGACCGAGTACGGTTTCTACGGCAACGTCAACCCTAGCGTACCTCATCCGCGCTGGAGCCAGGCCACCGAACGGCGTATTGGCAGCGGCCTGTTTGCTCCACGGACGCAAACCCTGATGTTCAACGGTTATGGCGAGCAGGTGGCTTCACTCTACCAGGGCATGGATCTGAAGCGTTACTTTTAG
- a CDS encoding sulfite oxidase heme-binding subunit YedZ: MPSTLSDSVNAAPARAELDLASARPAPKSEGRAAASRAPNWTAAQVGRVKPLIFLLMLYPVFRWVVLGLNDGLTANPPEFLIRSSGVWALVALCLTLAVTPLRRLIGQPALVRCRRMLGLFAFFYTVLHLLGWALWERGWSLVSMWDDVVQRTFITIGMLAFIPMLALAFTSTQGWMRRLGRRWQFLHRSIYAIAALSVWHFWLIRAGKNNFFEPYAYGVILAVLLLVRLGYFIKNQRS; encoded by the coding sequence ATGCCATCTACTCTTTCCGATTCCGTCAATGCCGCCCCTGCGCGCGCCGAGCTCGATCTGGCGTCCGCCAGGCCGGCGCCCAAATCCGAAGGCCGCGCGGCGGCGAGCCGCGCCCCGAACTGGACGGCGGCGCAAGTGGGGCGCGTCAAGCCGCTGATTTTCCTGTTGATGCTTTATCCCGTGTTCCGATGGGTGGTTCTGGGCCTGAACGATGGGCTCACGGCAAATCCTCCGGAATTCCTGATCCGTTCATCGGGTGTGTGGGCGCTGGTCGCCCTGTGCCTGACTTTGGCTGTTACGCCGCTGCGCCGGCTCATTGGCCAGCCGGCGCTGGTGCGGTGCCGCCGGATGCTGGGCCTGTTTGCCTTTTTCTATACGGTCTTGCATTTGCTGGGCTGGGCCTTGTGGGAACGAGGCTGGTCGCTGGTTTCGATGTGGGACGATGTGGTGCAGCGCACTTTTATCACGATAGGCATGCTGGCGTTCATACCTATGCTGGCGCTGGCTTTTACATCCACGCAGGGTTGGATGCGGCGCCTGGGGCGGCGCTGGCAATTTTTGCATCGCAGCATCTACGCGATAGCGGCTTTGTCGGTATGGCATTTTTGGCTGATACGGGCCGGCAAGAACAATTTCTTCGAGCCTTATGCCTATGGGGTGATCCTGGCGGTGCTGCTGCTGGTTCGCCTGGGTTATTTTATTAAGAATCAAAGGTCTTGA